A window of the Helianthus annuus cultivar XRQ/B chromosome 4, HanXRQr2.0-SUNRISE, whole genome shotgun sequence genome harbors these coding sequences:
- the LOC110936939 gene encoding heat stress transcription factor A-2b — protein MNPYYPSVKQEYPSREKQPVMADMPQPIEGLHEAGPPPFLTKIYDMVDDHSVDHIVSWSRGGQSFVVWDPHAFSTNLLPRYFKHNNFSSFVRQLNTYGFRKIDHDVWEFANEGFLRGQRHNLKNIKRRKTPSQNLVPQQATRSCVEVGNFGIDGEVKRLQRDKQILMMELVSLRQQQQSTRAHLQAMELRLQGTEQKQQKMMSFLAKAMQSPNFVQKLVSHGKRKELEDVVMNKRRRLIDHGQGSMLIKHEPEEYEMSELDALALEMQGFGRPKRNQEEVFNDLDEFEGGDGDLDEEFWEELFNEDFGMAETGQ, from the exons ATGAATCCTTACTACCCATCTGTCAAACAAGAGTACCCTTCAAGAGAAAAACAGCCTGTGATGGCGGACATGCCACAGCCAATTGAAGGCCTACATGAGGCTGGACCTCCACCTTTTCTGACAAAAATATATGATATGGTGGATGATCATAGTGTAGATCACATTGTTTCTTGGAGTAGAGGTGGTCAAAGCTTTGTTGTATGGGACCCACATGCTTTCTCTACTAATCTTCTTCCTAGGTACTTCAAGCACAACAATTTCTCTAGCTTTGTCAGGCAGCTCAATACTTAT GGATTTAGAAAAATAGATCATGATGTATGGGAGTTTGCAAATGAAGGATTTTTAAGAGGCCAGAGGCACAATTTGAAGAACATTAAACGAAGAAAGACGCCTTCTCAGAATCTGGTTCCACAGCAAGCAACCCGTTCATGTGTCGAGGTTGGAAATTTCGGAATCGATGGTGAAGTTAAGCGTTTACAACGTGACAAACAGATTCTCATGATGGAATTAGTGAGCCTAAGACAACAACAGCAGAGTACCCGGGCCCACCTTCAAGCCATGGAGCTAAGACTACAAGGAACCGAACAAAAGCAGCAGAAAATGATGAGTTTTTTAGCAAAAGCAATGCAAAGTCCCAATTTCGTCCAGAAGTTGGTTTCTCATGGTAAAAGAAAGGAGCTTGAAGATGTTGTTATGAACAAGAGGAGACGGTTAATTGACCATGGTCAAGGGTCAATGCTTATCAAACACGAACCTGAAGAATATGAAATGTCTGAGTTAGACGCACTTGCTTTAGAAATGCAAGGGTTTGGTCGACCCAAAAGAAATCAGGAGGAAGTATTTAACGATCTCGATGAATTTGAGGGCGGAGATGGAGACCTTGATGAAGAATTCTGGGAAGAGTTGTTTAATGAAGATTTTGGGATGGCTGAAACGGGTCAATAA
- the LOC110933739 gene encoding uncharacterized protein LOC110933739, translating into MESLKNDGFRPFRSCKWVPSKCNIFMWSAQLNRIPTRQALVRRNIILESAECVFCGDPTESVDHIFTGCELSDYIWNRLCAWIGIPNVFAFSFSDILNLHDNVPAEKKAKKIIFGLVIVTCWCVWKARNAKIFSGINASKEEIFGEVKSLSFFWLKNRSRFSELVWEDWCNSPLYML; encoded by the coding sequence ATGGAGTCGCTTAAAAATGATGGGTTTCGGCCATTCAGAAGCTGTAAATGGGTTCCGTCGAAATGCAACATTTTTATGTGGAGTGCTCAGCTTAACCGTATTCCTACTAGGCAAGCTCTGGTCAGGAGAAATATCATCCTCGAGTCCGCTGAGTGTGTGTTTTGCGGCGACCCCACGGAATCTGTGGATCACATTTTTACCGGGTGCGAGCTGTCGGATTATATCTGGAACCGGCTGTGTGCATGGATAGGTATTCCCAATGTTTTTGCTTTCTCATTCAGTGACATTTTGAACCTGCATGACAATGTTCCGGCtgagaagaaggccaaaaagatTATCTTCGGGTTGGTTATTGTGACTTGTTGGTGTGTATGGAAAGCTAGGAACGCTAAGATTTTCTCGGGAATTAACGCTAGCAAGGAAGAGATTTTTGGGGAGGTCAAGTCGCTCAGTTTCTTTTGGCTCAAAAATAGGTCCAGGTTTTCTGAGTTAGTCTGGGAGGATTGGTGTAATAGCCCCTTGTATATGCTGTAG
- the LOC110933738 gene encoding zinc finger BED domain-containing protein RICESLEEPER 1-like has product MSLPRSNDTEFQASADTSTPEKAPNSDDVIVVNDEEENLNDEENNDEVNNDEDNAHYTKKKRKKTSTAWVHFRTITNADQNEVHQCIHCGEKFNKFKDGTTTPLNRHIKKYCPKVKAASKGQMKLNISSGKASGSSSIVKNWKFSNVRMREVISHMIMVHELPFNFVEYELFNVMMKEANPEFEKISRASVRQDCVSSYKLGKKRIQKMLNTVNRVSITTDMWTSVQNIHYMVVTCHFVDSDFDIHKCILSFVDVPPPYSGVHIYDCLFKCLKDWNIEMKVATLTVDNAKTNDVVARKLMDNLNLQKKLPLDGKLFHVRCCAHILNLLVQDGLSEIQDIIHNVRESVKHVGASPGRLHLFSELTKQLQLKKRHLILDVSTRWNATYAMLSTALEFKEVFENYADRESTYTKLPSGDDWKKCKDVCSFLSLFNEATKIISGSEYPTSNLFLIELYVIKDALDTGSTNLLISLGAVMDPRYKMELIKLSFKTIYSPEEAKEEVQVVNDILEDLFTEYIEAHKESNVVRTGGATTGSGSEIRSGSSKSSSSFMTSRFGDGLKSGSAMYAQHIKSLDTVERVKSELATYLEEGVYICETGATFDVLGWWKENRLKYRILSKMAADILSVPITTVASESAFSAGGRVVEPHRSCLGTEMVDMLVCGADWYRHYYGLHKKKIKENDDITYIELE; this is encoded by the exons ATGTCTCTACCCCGTTCAAATGATACGGAATTTCAAGCAAGCGCAGATACTTCAACTCCGGAAAAGGCGCCTAATAGCGATGATGTTATTGTAGTTAACGATGAAGAAGAAAATCTCAATGATGAAGAAAATAATGATGAAGTAAATAATGATGAAGACAATGCCCATTAcactaaaaagaaaagaaagaagacaTCAACTGCTTGGGTTCATTTTCGCACAATAACTAATGCTGATCAAAATGAAGTCCATCAATGTATACACTGTGGTGAGAAATTTAACAAGTTTAAGGATGGAACAACCACACCATTAAATAGACATATAAAAAAGTATTGCCCGAAAGTAAAAGCCGCAAGCAAAGGACAAATGAAGTTGAATATTTCTTCTGGAAAAGCATCAG GTTCTTCATCAATAGTGAAAAACTGGAAGTTTAGCAATGTGAGGATGAGGGAGGTTATTTCTCATATGATCATGGTGCATGAATTGCCATTTAATTTTGTTGAGTATGAGTTGTTCAATGTGATGATGAAGGAAGCCAATCCGGAATTTGAGAAGATCTCTCGTGCATCAGTTCGACAAGATTGTGTTTCTAGTTACAAACTTGGAAAGAAAAGAATTCAAAAAATGTTGAATACTGTTAATCGTGTGAGCATCACAACTGACATGTGGACATCCGTTCAAAATATCCATTACATGGTAGTTACATGCCACTTTGTAGACTCGGATTTTGATATTCACAAATGCATATTGAGTTTTGTAGACGTGCCTCCGCCATATTCTGGAGTTCATATCTATGATTGCTTGTTCAAGTGTTTAAAAGATTGGAATATTGAGATGAAGGTGGCTACTTTGACTGTGGACAATGCTAAAACTAATGATGTGGTGGCTAGAAAGTTGATGGATAATTTAAATCTACAAAAAAAACTTCCTCTTGATGGAAAGTTGTTTCATGTGCGATGTTGTGCGCATATTCTTAACTTGTTGGTTCAAGATGGTCTATCAGAAATTCAAGATATAATTCACAATGTTCGTGAGAGTGTGAAACATGTGGGTGCTTCTCCTGGGCGATTACATCTCTTTAGTGAGCTCACTAAACAATTACAATTAAAAAAAAGACATCTTATCTTGGATGTCAGTACTCGGTGGAATGCAACATACGCAATGTTGTCTACGGCTTTGGAGTTTAAAGAAGTTTTTGAGAATTATGCCGATCGAGAAAGTACATACACCAAATTACCAAGTGGTGATGATTGGAAAAAATGTAAAGATGTTTGCTCATTCTTGTCACTTTTCAATGAGGCTACCAAAATAATTTCAG GTTCTGAGTATCCAACTTCTAATTTATTTCTCATTGAGTTATACGTTATAAAAGATGCATTGGATACT GGCTCTACTAATCTGTTGATTTCTCTGGGTGCTGTTATGGATCCAAGATACAAAATGGAACTAATTAAATTATCTTTCAAGACAATTTATTCTCCGGAGGAGGCTAAAGAAGAAGTACAAGTTGTTAATGACATTTTAGAGGATTTGTTTACTGAGTATATTGAGGCACATAAAGAATCGAATGTTGTTCGAACTGGTGGTGCAACTACTGGGAGTGGAAGCGAGATCAGATCCGGTTCTTCTAAGAGTTCATCAAGCTTCATGACTTCTCGATTTGGTGATGGTTTGAAATCAGGTAGCGCTATGTATGCTCAACATATTAAAAGTCTTGATACTGTTGAACGTGTGAAGTCAGAGTTAGCCACTTATTTAGAGGAAGGAGTGTACATTTGTGAGACGGGTGCAACTTTTGATGTTTTGGGATGGTGGAAAGAGAATAGACTTAAGTATAGAATTTTGTCCAAAATGGCAGCTGATATCCTATCTGTTCCAATAACAACTGTTGCTTCTGAATCGGCTTTCAGCGCTGGTGGGAGGGTTGTTGAGCCACATCGTTCTTGTTTAGGAACAGAGATGGTTGATATGCTTGTTTGTGGAGCTGATTGGTATCGTCATTATTATGGACTacataaaaagaaaatcaag GAAAATGACGATATTACATACATTGAGCTTGAATGA